A portion of the Leptospira noumeaensis genome contains these proteins:
- a CDS encoding aldehyde dehydrogenase family protein produces MTQATLTQAPTSGKAVIQTKSFTPSDIDRIFKAQKKKALELRLSNFKTRIAKLKQLKAVVLKYQKEIQTALHSDFKKSAGEVDITEILPTIAEINDAIRHVKHWMRPKNVMTPPTLLGATSRIVYEPKGVCLIIAPWNYPFHLAIAPLAAAIAAGNTIMLKPSEFTPHTADVIKAMLSEIFAEDEVAVFEGDVSVATALLEVPFDHIFFTGSTPVGKIVMTAAAKNLTSVTLELGGKSPSIVAEDADLKVAAERIMWGKFLNAGQTCVAPDYLLIPESKVEEFVKNAKETTESFFKSKPENFSSSPDFCRIVNAKNFSRVSSYVDDAVKKGAKIAYGGEVRSSDNFISPTILTNVSLDSRIMEDEIFGPLLPIVTYKTLDEAIQIINERPKPLALYIFTKKRSTSKYVIKRTSSGGTVINDVILHLVNSNLPFGGVNHSGHGSYHGLFGFKTFSHERSVLQTPKASIAKLMYPPYSSFVRFIVKFTTKFFV; encoded by the coding sequence ATGACCCAAGCCACTCTAACACAAGCCCCAACTTCGGGAAAGGCTGTGATCCAAACAAAAAGTTTTACTCCATCCGATATCGATCGTATTTTCAAGGCGCAAAAGAAAAAGGCTTTGGAACTTCGTTTGTCGAATTTCAAAACAAGAATCGCAAAACTCAAACAACTAAAAGCAGTTGTCCTCAAATACCAAAAAGAAATCCAAACGGCTCTGCATTCCGATTTTAAAAAATCAGCCGGAGAAGTGGACATTACTGAAATCCTCCCTACCATTGCAGAAATCAATGATGCCATCCGCCATGTGAAACATTGGATGCGCCCCAAAAATGTGATGACACCTCCCACTTTACTTGGAGCTACAAGTCGCATCGTATATGAACCAAAGGGTGTTTGCCTCATCATTGCTCCATGGAATTATCCTTTCCACCTAGCAATTGCTCCACTAGCAGCTGCGATTGCTGCTGGAAATACCATTATGTTAAAACCGTCAGAGTTCACACCGCACACTGCCGATGTCATTAAGGCAATGTTAAGTGAGATTTTTGCGGAAGACGAAGTGGCAGTTTTTGAAGGGGATGTATCTGTTGCTACGGCATTACTCGAAGTTCCTTTTGATCATATCTTTTTTACTGGTTCCACTCCAGTTGGTAAAATTGTTATGACTGCTGCTGCAAAAAACCTTACTAGTGTTACGTTAGAATTAGGTGGTAAGTCGCCATCTATCGTTGCAGAAGATGCTGATCTAAAGGTAGCTGCCGAAAGAATTATGTGGGGAAAATTTCTAAATGCAGGACAAACTTGTGTGGCACCTGATTACCTTTTGATTCCAGAGTCAAAAGTAGAAGAGTTTGTTAAAAATGCCAAGGAAACAACAGAAAGTTTCTTTAAATCCAAACCAGAAAATTTTTCCTCTAGTCCCGACTTTTGCCGTATCGTAAACGCTAAAAATTTCAGTAGAGTATCTTCTTATGTTGATGATGCAGTGAAAAAAGGTGCAAAAATTGCCTATGGTGGAGAAGTAAGAAGTTCTGATAATTTCATTTCACCAACCATCCTTACAAACGTTTCTTTAGACTCGCGTATTATGGAAGATGAAATTTTTGGACCACTCCTTCCAATTGTGACTTACAAAACTTTGGATGAAGCCATCCAGATCATCAATGAGAGGCCAAAACCATTGGCGTTGTATATTTTCACCAAAAAAAGAAGTACATCCAAATATGTGATCAAAAGAACAAGTTCTGGTGGAACCGTTATCAATGACGTTATCCTTCACTTGGTAAATTCAAATCTTCCATTTGGTGGAGTGAATCATTCTGGACATGGTAGTTATCACGGACTTTTTGGGTTTAAAACTTTTTCTCATGAAAGATCTGTTTTACAAACTCCTAAGGCATCCATTGCAAAACTGATGTATCCACCTTACTCAAGTTTTGTGAGGTTCATCGTGA